The sequence below is a genomic window from Harmonia axyridis chromosome 1, icHarAxyr1.1, whole genome shotgun sequence.
ATTAGAAAACATGTCTTCATACGTTACATGGCTTATaatccaaaaaagaaaaaaggataCACTTTGAGTCGTTGGCCCATGTCCTGAATGAAATTGGCTGCTTGCTGTCTATAGGACAGCTCTTTTTGGGAATCATATCCGCATCTCCTAGATGGTGTGTTCTCCAGTTCCTCCTTTGAAAAATACCATTTATCTCTGGTAGCCATTGACACTCGACGACACGGGAACAGGACCCGAGAAAAGCTTTACAGGTGGCGCCACTCAACTTTAATATATTCCGGTACATTTGATTATGATAGTTGAATTAAATACtcaaaatttatcaaatatcCCATAGGTGATGAATATATATCTACACTTCAAAAATTCACTATTGCAAGTGTGGAACAAAACAATAACTTTTTGATGTTTTTATGAGTCACTAGAAATTGGGAATTCCAAGAGTCACAATATAACAGCACCTACAAGCTAGTTTCATCACAGTAAGTTTGTTTTTCttcttgacttttattttcgtATATTCTCACAGCTTCATAGATTGTTTCAGAGTAGCATTTCGCAAATGTACGATAGTTTTCTTAGGTAAAATTAAATACATACAAGAAAGTCGTCGAGATTGATGTTCACAGTTCGATGGCCGACAAACCACAACAAGCAAAACAATGTTGcaacgatttcaaaaattattgaatattttaaaaacgcACCCGAAAATGtttgttcaatatttcaggCACTTTAACACTCACTCATGTTTATTTATAACCTTATTTTAacataaattgaaaatacaCCAACAATGTATTTGATCTTAGATTCTTGACAATCTTGAATGACATTTATTTACACGTGACAGGATCGAACCATCGATAAATCATAgaacattttcttttttcttttttgaatttcaacatgCTAAAATTATaactaataaaaacaaatttgtgaaattttttcgtAATCGTATTATTATGTTCGTTATTATATCATATATCACAACAATTTTATTTAACGAAACACAAATTTCTTATATACATGAATTGAAGATATAACATTAGTTACAGCTTGTTAAAATGCTTCAAAactataattctttttttggaTTATTTGCCTTACctcaaaaattgtttcaaagaaaaaatcattataCTCGGGGAAAGTAACCCTAGTGTTTACTAGATATACTTTTCAGTTTGAAGAGCTCATTCAAAAAAAACAAGGAACATAAAAGACTAATAATTATATTGTATATTTATCATTTGTCTAATTGCCAAGTCCTAATTCGAACATTGAATTGTATTTTACAATCTGGTACAATATAATAGAAGGGCTGAAATATGTCTGATTTTCCCTCTTGAACTAGACTCACTACAATAGttaaattttgatattaaagTCGATTCATTATTGGAGATATAAACCGAATATCTCAACAACCCGACTGCAGTTTTTCTACACATGTCGACTAATATTTATGAAGCCAACATTCAAGACTGCTAAAATTTAAAGGGTTGATGGAAATATTGAGGAAATTATATTAACTCGCCTCCCGATATATTTTTACTGGATGAGAATTGAATTATCTAAAATACTAGTTCAAAgtaacaaaatgtttttttcaaaaacttttttttttcaatttaatttttatactTATGTGAAGATCAGCTTATTTTACCCATTTACAAGTTTGTTTCGTTACAGATGGCGCAACCTGTATAAATCGTACCAAAGTCATCTATTTCTATAATGGGACTTCGATTTCAGACTCAATAATTTCTACTGCTAtctcaaaattataaataattcaaacttattcatctaaattattttttatttggaattatctcagaattataaaaaaaaaatatcaccggTCGCGAAGTACTTTCATACTAATCCACTCCGTTTAACTCATATGATAACGAAACTAAAGAAAAAAAGTGCTAGGAATTGAAATTGGTATCCAATcgaaatcaatgaattttttcatcattttatcaCAGATTACTAATTTGTCtttgattttatattcacaGAACATACTATATTTACtacttaatttttcaatattctatggTGACAGAGTGATGACTTCTGAAATGCTTTTGCTTTTGtattttgtgaatttcattgtttttaaaaacaagAATCGGAGTACATGCATCTAATACGTCCTGTTTTCGCGATAGTTTAAGCTATAAATGGATAAAATGGATTGTCAAGTTAGTAATGCCAATGAAAAAAATGCAGATGCTTCTACTGCAGCTTTGAAAAAATCTGTTCAATTAGAactttataataaaaaacaatgtaGTTATAAACCATATGAATGCTCTCAATTAAGTTTGAATGGTTATAAATATTGTGCAAGGCATATTTTGAATGATAAAAATGCACCTTTTAAACAGTGCAGTTATGCGTTTCCTACCAATGGTAAGAAGTGTCATATGCCAGCACTTCGAAATGATAAGAAGGAAATTGGGTATGAATGATCATACTTCATCTACTATTTTTTGTTCTAATCATTTGATATTTCAGCTACTGCAATGATCATGCTCTGAAATCTACTCTTGCAAAGAACAGACAAAATTGCAAATACCAGCGACCCCATACTGCTGAGGTTATTTTGAGCTCTTTATCCCATTATATAAAAAAGCCTCGTGTTCGCACACATTCACAACAGTCTGATGAAGGGGGAATTAGCTCATCTAcagaagaaaatgttgaattaaaAGTAACTAAAAGCTTGGATCCTTTCAGTGAGTACTACTCGACAGCATCAATAAAtactgaaattattttattgaattacaGGTGAAATAGATGCTGCTGGCCTTTTTAATCATCAATGCAATGAAGTATTGGGTTTCTGTAGTGAATCAGAAAGTGATATAGAGCCTTCTACCTTAAATACTATTTGGCATGATGCACAAGCTGACAGTTCAGATAATGAATCAGATGATTCAGAACAAGAAGATTATTTGAagtaagaaaattaaatttgtttcataataataattttataactTTTCCTATAAGATTGTATAATAATTTGATAGGATGGTGGTGGTAGCACAATGTGCATGTTTTACTAGACTGAAAAGTTCAGCAGTTAAGAAAGaaatattctcaattgaatcttaaaaaaaacttaaaatattaCAACTTCAATAGAATGAAAACAATTTGTTATATTGATAGATACTCCCTCTCTAATATATCCATACAATTTCTTTTTAGTAGCATTACCTCATAACCTAAGAGCGATACATCTACTGAATGCCACCTCGATGAATACATATATAATCAAAATCCCAATGATATCTTTCGGTGTTTGGGTCTCGATGAATCAAATGAGCCATAATCTAAAATTACCTCATGtgatttagttttttttcttatatgtGATATGTTGGTAATTGATTGTATGCGAATAAAGTAATTAATTAAAGTCAATAATAAATCTAGTTATAATTGGCCTTGGTGCCAGTTTTTGTAACagcaataaagattattattattatattttgctGAAGAAAATTATCTCAAGgggaaaaatattaaattttatgaaaaacatGGAACTGTAAAAAgctatgaaattaatttttatattattccatttattatacatatatcaaaTGTAAGTATATCGTATTTGAAACGATTATTTGTtcatttcatatgaaatattaCGTTTCTATACTCGAATAGTTTTATGGCACTAAATTTAAAGCttcttacaatttttcaagatcTGCACCCACCTTGCAAATTTCAAATGTCTAGGTTCTGTTCGAAAGTTATCATATAGAAAGTTAGAATATATAATAAGAAGATGgacagaatcaaatttgaaaattgattacatTGTGACGAAGTGATAAAGTGATCTGtaaggaaaatttttttttcagaatggaggattttgaaattattgttaaAATTATGAGCAAATTATTAGAATATTTAGAATGCAAAAAGTCATTTGGAGAAAAATTCCCAATTGTTAACTGTTCTAAAACATACTTTACAAATAAACTTTAACTTaacaatatgaattttcaaatatgcTATTGacacaaattaatgaaaaaatatgagaGGTTTTTTagaacaaattatttttttcagttgatataCCAATTTTCTTTTCATTGTTGAAAAGATTTTATTTCTGGACCAACGTAGCTGTATATCAAAagatatataaaaatttaaagcCATCACAGAGTTCAATAATTTAATCtttgtattaaaaatattttggttTAGTCTCCTCTGCTAGATCGTTCTATGATATTATTGTAATgtctgaaatttttaaattttgatctGTAAATGGTCTCAAATAGTAGAAATTGCCTCACTGATGACGACtccatcctcaaattcgattctgtccaaCTGATCGTCCGTATACACAATATCTCTCGAACGGAGATACCTAGGAACTTGAAATTAGGTTTGGACCTCAAATTGTCAAGTTCGGGTAAAATTCAACTATGAGTTTCGGAAATATGgccattcaaaattttgttttgtgtTGATTTCCAAACTGcacatttcatgaaaatttgcattttaatgaaaaatgacaATTCTatgcttcatgcaaaattttatgtggaTCGCATAACCAGAaccaattcaagaagaatattaaaaaatatcatcCAATATTTCCGTCACCACAAAACCtacagaattgaaattttgggtGTTGATAGGAAAACCATTGAGTTGAACTCTTCGTTATCATTTTCTGGTTAAAAtacagaaattaaaatcaacTATTACAACAATAAAACTGGTGTCCCAACACTGTATATTTGCTCAGTATATTGATAATGCTGATATGTATATgaaattctaaaaaatattccaataatgaaataaataaaactttcATTATGTATCAATCTgttaaatacaatatttttttatagcaACTCAAATATCCAGTAATTTTCTTCATtgcaaaatcaaattttgaaaggtCTACAGACAAAAATAATGAGGGAATAAAATGTTcagtttattttgaatgaacagctatgaaattgatgaaaaatttgagtttATGCAGTGAATTTCAGCAAAAAGTTGTAACAATATTCTGAAAACATTGtacattttttatttcctttcagGCATGCTAATGTTTATACCGCAGAAGAGataacagctataactcgagacaAATTGATAAGATTACAATCCCTTTACATTGAGGAATACAGGCATCTGCAGTACatgttgaaagaaaaaagaaggaaatatctGCATGCATTAAAAAGGGAAAAGGAGACATGTTGTAagtttcaatgattatttttgctGATGAAATTTACTTATTGAGTTTTCAGGTAATATTTCCAATCAAATTCGGGATAATCCCAAAGAACAACGTTTGTTCAAAAAACTGAAGGCTTATAATAGTTACCATAAGGTACATGGAATAGAAGCTATTCTCAGCAAAAGGCTTAAAGAATTGCGTTCAAAGGTAATTTTTGCCTTTTTTGACAAAtcttatattaattatttatatcaatttttagGTCTCTGAAGGATCGCTACCACGAACTCAAAACTATATAAAATGTCTTTATACTGAAGGGGGAGTGAAATGTGGTGAAAAAAGTTTGCCCCTTGCAAGACATTGTCGCAAACACATTTTGGAAGATcctaatcaaattttgtttaggTCCTGCGGGCGAGTTAGAGCTgatgttgaatgtaaaacaccTGTGGAAGCTATTTTCGATGATGCAACATGCCGATTGCATGTTGATATTCCTACTATAAAATCTTATAGTCAAACTAGGGTAAGAAAATTATGATTGACTTTTATTTCACAGAACATTGACTATGAACAGaagattataaaataatttaattacCATGCTGacaaatgaatttaattttgtataTCATCATATTATGAGAGTCAAGATGGCGGAAAGTGAAGAGGATAAGGAAAGTTGCTCCGGCAAATCTGAGAAAATTTATGGGAACAAGTGTGCTTATTGCAAAAGAAAAGTTTTGGAAGGTGCCAAGTGCGCTAAATGTGAAGAAATATTCCATAATAGTTGTCTGACACAGTCAGCAAATCAGAAGCAAGCCATTTGCAAACATGTAGTGCAGAGTGAACAcaaaaatgaagagaaatatcaaaatggaaTACTAAGCGTCGAGAATGCATACAGTCGCCGCCAAATAAGATGGCAAATCTAAGGCGCAGAGAGAGATAATGTTATCTCCTTCACACTATTACGGCATTGGTTCTGGGATGTTGCCGATTTCGAGACTGCTCAACTCAGTGAcgtgataaataaattgaatcggcaatgaattattcgagataacgaaaaaaaatatcagaggATAATATTTGACATTGAGAGTAGAACCATTTATTATAAGAAAAGATAGAAAAAGTTTACATTTATAACAGGTAcctttatttgagaaaataagaTATACAGGTAGTGCGATAGTATGACATTAAATTTTATGCTTTATATGTACGCTACTGAATGGAACGCTTCGGTTCATTAGGTACTCCTTCAGTTTTGTGCGCAACCAAGTTCTTGCCAACTTATTTGGCGGCGACTGTACCTAAAAGAGTTACTTAAAGCAGCGGAGGAGAAAAATCAGATACTTAAAATGAACAACCAACTATTATTGGAAAGAATTAGGTTAATGGAGtcggaaaaaaatcaaaatataaaaagttATTCGCAGGCGATTCAGAATAAACCGAATATAAACAACAAAGATAGCAAACAACTAACTAGAGAAAGCCTCTACTCTGTATACCAACAAGCTACGGGCAAGTGAACTACCCACGAATGAAAGACAGACTGTGACAGTCCAGAAAAATGACATGACAAATCTGAAATCTAATTTCTCATCATCAACTTTGACATCACAACATAACCTAGATAAGGAAATTCacgaaatcaaaattttttcgaatacaaACAAACCAACGGAAACCATTTTTTGAagttgaagaagatgaagaatacAGATTGTTTGAAAAATAGAAGACGATCAAAACATAAAAAAGCTAATGTAGGAACAGCCCAATTGGAGAAAAATAATATAGACAACAAATTTCAATCTATCAAACCagaaaacgaaaataaaaaactatggCTTTTTATATCTAGAGTAAAAGAAACAGTAGAAGAATCTGATATTCAAACGTATATAGCAAGCAAAGCATCAGTGGACATCAAAGACATTAATGTGAAGATTCTAGAAACAAAAttcgtaaattactattacgtaacaagtccggaaaataggttttttttggacgaatagacaaaattccaggacgagcgtaagcgagtcctggaagtctgtgagtccaaaaaaaccattttcgggcgtgttgcgtacaatattatttcggcaaccatgtaaaataacactatcgctgctgctttccatattttattgcgattgcgataaaaaaaacttgcaaatttttgacaactaatttcatatgaactgtcagccgttatctcggttgctatggattctatgattcttttccggactagtccgggaagtacgtactttccggactaggccgggaaatgctactttctcagagaaaaagcgtctgggaagtgagcacttcccggacggttgccgaaaaaaagaatttttgaaatagcaGGTATTGAGTTTAAGTTGAATGGAAGAAAACACATTTGCATGGTTGTGTACAATAATAGAACCACAGAGATTATGATAAATGAATTAGATAAAATCCTGTACAAACTTGATAATCGCACCATTATTATTACAGGAGATTTCAACATCAACATGTtggaaaattcaacaaaaaaacagCAGCTCCAAAACTTACTAAAGTGTTACAACATAAAACAATCAATTTTTAACACTACAAGATTAACTGAAACGAGTGCCTCATGTATAGATGGAATATACACAAACCTAGATATCCCATATGAAACAACTGATTGGGATACACATTTATCTGATCATCTGGCTCAACAACTAACTTTTCAAAcaagagaaaacaaaaatcAATATGCTTGGAAAAGAGTATACTCCAGAGGAAATATCGAGAAATTCAAAGCATTCTTAAAACATTGCGTACAGACTCTAAATCCTCtgcgattaatgtttatgatacaataaactacattattattatttttattgttaaaaCAAGAAGATTGGACTCTGATATACAATAAGGAAGATAATGTAGGTAAAAGGTTcgataattttcatgaaatatatcTTAGACATTTGATATCAGCTTTTCCCCtgaggaaaataaaaattaataaaactaaTGACAAGTTTAAGCAAAATCCAGCCATACTAAAACTTAGATCTGCTGTTGGTTCTTACTCAGTATAATCCATCATTGAAAAATGTATACAAAGAAATAAAGTCACAATATGATAGGGAATtagttgaacaaaaaaatcaaatatatgaGCAAAAAATAGCAGTATCCGACAATAAAAATGAAGCATTATGGTCAGTCGTGAATTCCATAAAAGCAAATGAGCCCGATAGAGAATTACTCATAAAGAAAGATCCTATGCAAACTGctaatgaattgaatgaatactTCATCGAAATGGCTTCAAATTTAACTGCCAACATAAAAATGAACAACGCTTATTCCAGTCAAAGAAAACTGGATAAATCTATGTATCTTAAACAAATAACTAGGGAGCAACTAAGGGATATTgtgaaatgcatgaaaaataaGCAAACACAGGGTGTAGGTGTAGATGCTATCTCAAATGAGCTAATAAAACAAACCATAGATGAAATTGAAGTTCCATTAGAATACATAGTCAATAAATCATTGAAACTTGGAATTTTCCCTGATAAATTAAAAACAGCAATAATAAaacccatttacaaaaaaaggaGACccaattaattatgaaaattaccTTCCTATAAGCATACTGCCAtctttttccaaaatatttgagaTGGCTTTCTGTAGACAGCTAGTGAACTTTATGCTGGATAACAATGTAATATCCAAAAATCAGCATGGTTATCTAAAGGGATGATCAATACAAACAGCAGTATATcagttcatcaaaaaaatattagatGCTTTTGAGGGTGATGAGTTGTCTATGGGTTCATTTCTAGACTTATCCATAGCTTTTGACTGCATTCATGCTGACAAACTTCTTGAAAAACTGGAACGAAGCGGGCTTAGAGGAGAAGCTCTAGAATGGGTAAAATCATATTTTGAGAATAGGACACAAATGGTTGAGGTACAAGAGAATGGAAAAACATTTAGATCAACACAGATGATCATCAAATTAGGAATTGGACAAGAAAGTGTATCAGGCGCAACTTTCTTCATCATATATATCAGTGAGTTTGGAGAAGAAATAGAAGGAGTTAACTACAAGGGGACAATGGTCAATTATGCTGATAATACCAGCATTTTGATTATTGAAAACCAATGGCCAGAATTAAAGGAAACAACTTCAGAAGTACTGGCACTTGCCAATTCCTGGTTCAGCAATAATAATCTGATACTAAATAAGGAAAAGACCAATGTTTTAATATTTCACCTCATCAGATCAGGCATAGAGAACCCTAGTAGCAAAAAATTGAATGACCAAACATATAATGTTGATAAATGTGTAAAGTTTCTTGGAGTTTACATTGACTGTGATTTgaattggaaatatcaaattgagTATGTGGCAAAGAAGATTTCATCGGCAGTTTATGGATTGAAGGTCGTTGCCAGATATTTGAAAGCTAacacattgaaaatatcatgCTACAATAGAATCTAGATTAAGATTTGGAATAATATTCTTTGGATCAGGAAATATGTCTTCTCTTTTCATACTTCAAAAGAAGGCAATAAGAATAGttttcaatttggaaaaaattacaTCATGTCGTGGgatcttcagaaaaaataaaattttaacagTATATGCTGTATACAGGAATGCCTCATATTTCTACACAAAATAAGGAACTGTTCAGAGagcacatcaataaaaataagacaaAATACAGCATAAGAAACTGCAATTATACATACCCCAAGATAAGTTTAACTAGCATTCAAGACCAAGTGGAATATAGgtgtattaaatttttcaatgcgTTGCCAGTTGCAATGCAAAAAGAAGAAGTGATGTGTTTTCTGAATAGATTTAACATAATCCATCCTGCTCAGCACGGTTTCAGGAGCGGTCATTCAACCCAATCAGCTGCTGTAAATTTCTTCGAATCCGTTTACGAGTGTTTGGATAGGAACCTGTCCGTGGCAGGTCTATTTTTTGACTTATCTTCGGCTTTTGATACACTTTCTTTCGAGTTCATACTCGAAAAGTGCTATAATTTGGGCTTTAGGGGCGTATTCCTGGACTGGTTGCATAGTTACCTAAATGAAAGAACTATGTCTGTTAAAGTAGGATCTACTTATTCTGAAAATCACGATATTGGTCTtggagttcctcagggatcCGTGCTAGGAccccttttatttatattatttataaatgatttgcctATAAAATTAGCTTCTTTCTTAATAACGCTATTTGCTGATGATGCATCTGTGGCGGTTTCTGGCGGGAATCCTGAGGAACTTCGGAGTACCTGTGAATTTATTATGTGGGAATTTGTAAACTGGTGCCGCTCAAACAATTTGATGGTGAACGTTGATAAAACTGTATGCGTTTACTtctctataaaaaataatgaagttagTACCTTTAGTTTGAAATGTGGAGATAACACTATCACAACATCAGAAACAACTAAATTTCTTGGAATCCATGTGGACAGAAATTTAAGATGGACTACTCATATTGACGTgttatgtaaaaaattaaacagtTCAGTGTTTGCAATCGCTAGAATTAGGAATGTTTTACCTAGGTCCTCTGTAATGAGTGTATACTACAGCCTGGTATATAGCCATCTGTCTTATAACATTTTGCTCTGGGGAAGTAGCCCTGACTTCTCCAGAGTTTTTGTAGCTCA
It includes:
- the LOC123670694 gene encoding KAT8 regulatory NSL complex subunit 2, with the protein product MDKMDCQVSNANEKNADASTAALKKSVQLELYNKKQCSYKPYECSQLSLNGYKYCARHILNDKNAPFKQCSYAFPTNGKKCHMPALRNDKKEIGYCNDHALKSTLAKNRQNCKYQRPHTAEVILSSLSHYIKKPRVRTHSQQSDEGGISSSTEENVELKVTKSLDPFSEIDAAGLFNHQCNEVLGFCSESESDIEPSTLNTIWHDAQADSSDNESDDSEQEDYLKHANVYTAEEITAITRDKLIRLQSLYIEEYRHLQYMLKEKRRKYLHALKREKETCCNISNQIRDNPKEQRLFKKLKAYNSYHKVHGIEAILSKRLKELRSKVSEGSLPRTQNYIKCLYTEGGVKCGEKSLPLARHCRKHILEDPNQILFRSCGRVRADVECKTPVEAIFDDATCRLHVDIPTIKSYSQTRKDSESDFEEPIENNTLPSLLEQSQIDLSTMSNMKSEFPEFTTEVPKMDSVPSILFEDSANDTNEEEMDYNDEDTKDIEKDTITEVYNTLDSKQNLDEIDKIENVKVEEQPQIEMNRDTQQSQNDLNDVFYDNSHKLDSDRISDSIESPMYIDDGQMDESTDTASEAMAEIKHVVREQ